The DNA region TATTGACGGTAGTTGCGGACATATACGCGTCGTTTGCTTTAAAAAGAGATATACCATTCACCATTAGGATATCGAaagactttttttttgtcttttgACTATCATTTTTCCAGAACGTATAATCTACAAGAGATAGCTACTTACACTGGTCTAAATGCAatattctttcatttacctgattttcattttgcaTATATGCTTTAGTGCATGTGCGTCTACTGGTAAGAGTTCCCTGTCGTCGACaacatcttcttctaaaaaGAGTTCTACTcgttcatcttcttcatccagCGCTTCCTCTACATCCTCCAGTAACTCTACAAGGGGAATAGAATATGTTGCATTAGGAGttggaaaaaatttacaagGTCGTTACTACGTCAACGCATCTGTTGGGGAACCTCAGCAAGAACAATCACTGGTATTAGATACAACGGAGCCTTACTTATGGGTAATTTCGGGAAATGTTGAGATGAACTGTACTGATACAAATAATGTGTGTAATGCAAACTCACTCtattattataatgaaTCGTCGAGTGCAGTTGCTATAGACGAGAATGCAGACTACCAAATGGATTTCCTGAATTATGTTTCATTTGCCGGTTCTTCCTATATGGATACTATTAATTTTACAGATATTAGCATTAAGAATAATTATACTAATACCCTATTGCAGTCAAATTTATCAGCGTACGTTAATTTAACAAATGATCATCTCTGGGTGAAGAACGTCTCGTTTCTAGACTCTACCACTGCAACAAGTCTGTACTCCGGTGTACTTGGCCTTGGCGGTTCCAtaacatcttcaaatgaGTACGAAAACAGTGGCAACTATGACAGTTCttactttattttcaataagttCAAGGAGGCGAATATCACACAATCGAATTCATATTCTCTTTGGTTAGTGGAGGACGAGTCCTCTTTGACGACGACTTCcacaaaatttgaagaagagggGACATTCGGGAAATTATTGTTAGGTGTGATTGATCCTGCTCTGTATCGTGGTTCACTATACCAGTTCGATATGATACCATATGTTGATCCAGAGTCATTGGTCTCATCCCAAGGCTACCCTATACTACCAATGGGCGTAATTTATGTTAAATCTGAATCTGGTGCTCGACTTAATGTGacttcaaaagattttttgGAACCTGTACTACTAGATTCTTCACAACAAGGTAACTATTTACCAGAAAACGCAATTATCCAAATTGCCATTCAAATCGGTGCTACATATATCGAATCGATGGACAGATGGCTAGTAAGTTGTGATATGGCATCCTACGGTGCCAGCGTTCTTTTCACATTCGATGGACTAGAAATCGATGTTccattagaaaatttattgacaAATACGTTTGAAACTGGTAGTAACAGCAGTATATATTATTCCGATGGGGAAACTGCATGCGCTTTAACGATCTATGATAATGCCAATATGGGGTACAATCTGTTAGGAAGTGCATTCTTCAGAAATACGTACATTGCCGTTGATCTCGAGGGAAACACGGTAGCTATTGCTCAAGCAAAGCCTAGTGATGAAGACgattcttcaaatctttcGGCTACTACTCTACCTGCAGCAGCTATCAAGTCCCATTTCATTCCTTATGCATATTACAGAAATTTAACAAATTACTCTACAATGTCGTTGGTACCATCAAGTGTTACGAATGACGACAGCACCATCCCATATCAACTCTCTGCAAGCGTCTTTTCCAATGGCATAGTTACTGCGCAACAACGCTCTTTCTTCGACACAACAAGATCTTCTACTACAAAATCTTCCAGCACGGAATTCAACAACATCGAAGGCTCCACATCCAACCAGGCCAACCACATAAAACCTTTCGCTGCGCCACAACACCATGACCACCAGCAGGGACTGTTCGCGGTATGCATACTGTACCTACTCGGACTTATTATCTAAGATACCACTATGAGAAACTGTCCACAAGCTTCAAGTACCAGCACCTCGTCAAACACGATATggcaattttttcttcttttggcttatataagaaaaaaagaaagcgAGTTTTGTGGCGCTGCGGGCTGTTCTGTGGTCGAGGCGGGCAAaaagtttttcttttcctgtATAGGGCAAAAtctcatttctttttggtGTTTCCTGTCATTTTTGCattgaagaggaagaaacGAAAGTTGGTTGATCTCGTTGAATTTTAAGATTGATTGACACGCATTTCTCGAGAAAGGAAGGCCCTCTTAATTAGATATCTTGTAATTGCTTCAAGAACTGTTTCTTTGACGAATAGGATTTGTAAGAACGAACATCACATATAATGACGGGTAAAGTACAGTATCAGAACGGAAGACCATTTTCAACCACGAACCCATTCAGAAACGTCACAGCTATGGAATTGGATGGCAGTACAGAGGATGAGCAATTCAAGCAGTGGGCACAGAATATGCATCGAGATTTAGCTAGGGATCCAAGTTTTAGACAGGAATCGCCAGTTAGTAGGAGATCATTCCGTAGTTCCACTCCACCGACTCCAAAACACGTCTCTACAAACCCATTTCTAGATGATGCAGATTTAGAAAGAGTGCCTAATACAACGAATAATGTGTCTCCCCAACGTCCCAAACAATACTCTACAGCAAGAGAGGAAAAAGATAGGTtgagagaaaaatattatgaaaatgatgacgGACATAATGACACCAATGTAAATCAGGATCAACCACCATCATACGATGAGATAGTGcccaaaaataaagataaatctAAATACCCGGGAGAGAAGGGTTCGTCTCGTCACAGCTCTCGTCGCCATCACAATTCACCATCACAACATCGTCACGAGCATCGTTCAAGTAGATATCACAGCTCTTCAACGTCATCCTCTAACagaaaagataaagaaaagaagaaaacaaaaccGCCAAAAAATGTCGATacaattgataaattggATGTCACCGGTCTCTTTGGTGGATCATTCCACCACGACGGTCCGTTTGACGCTTGCACGCCACAcagaaacaaaaatataaaagcTGCACCAGTATTGGCCTTCCCTGTAAATGGCCCAAATAGTACAATTGGAGGTGCACCAACTGTAAAAAAATTCGCAATAAGTGAAGTGTTCGGTGTACACAGTGtcgatgatgaagatgatgcCATATacgaaaataaaaataagaagaaaaatgtattgagaaaaaatgtTGGTGAAGTTAAACAAGTTGATGTTAAGAATAAAGAAGTTGTTCACGGCCCAGAAACTGGTGGGTTAGGTTCAAGCACATTTTTAGATGGAACTCCTGCTGTTGGTCATACCTTACAACGAGGTAAAACAGTCTCCTATAAGCCTAGACCGCACACCAATAGCCTTGGTAGTGCTGGTATTCAAAGGAATATGACTATAAACTCCGGTCCTTCTACTAGACAAAGATATGATAGTGCAGGTAGTTCTAATAGATCGAGAATGAACAGAGAACCAAGTTCAGGGCTTGACTATGAcgatgaggaagaagatataTATCTTGGTGTTCGTATCGATCCAAATGCCAAGAAAGAGTCCACtggtaataaatttttaagaCGAGTTAAAAGTTTGAAAGTGggaagaaaatgatttaacAAGTTAAATAATACATCAAACTTCATTGggtttcatttttatacaGGACTGAAGTTATTTAAAGACTATGTACagaaagtttcaaaaaaagagagataTTCAATCATATACAATATTTGACTTTTTCGGTAATCTTGATTGTACAACGTTCCAATCTACTGATTCCCAGACtctattcaaatattcacGTTTACCGAAGACACCATAATCAGTTAACCACGATTTTGGTGAAGCATCAATCGCTAATAAGGGAATATAGACTGTTTTCTCAATAGAGGCCAACTGAGCCTCTTCTAGGCTTatgatatcattttctggCGGTGCttgtttatttattttattgtaCTCCGCTTTATATTTGTTTATCATATCTATTCTATTATAATTGAAGGGTGATCCACCATTGTAAGTGTTTAGAATAAAAAGTTTGTCAAAAGTGACCTCGTCTGTAGCGGTTGCATTCATGAACTTGTTTTGAAACTTTCTTGCCAGTAACCATGTGCAACCATCCCCTTGAATTGcaagatttgaattcaatagTAACGTCCTAAATTCTATGACGGAACCAAAGGAATTCTCTATCTCTTTTATGAAGTCGACATTGATTGGTTCATTGCTAAAATCATTTCCCACTGTTTTCAACAGTTCCTGGGACCCTGGAAGCTTGTCTGGCAATGGTATATTACAACCtttcaaacttttcatGGCAAAAGTGAGATTGTAAATCAAGGATGCAAACGTGACgatatcttttttctgAAACGAGTTCAGATTGTTTGTTATCACTGACTGAATGGGCATATTTTGCAATTCAGTATTATTCCTCGTAagatcattcaattttgatgtGTACATCTCTATTCTCTTGAACCACGACGTTTCCAAACCCTTTGCAGAGAATATCCCACGTAGAGGTTCGTTTCTTTGCAAATGTTCCAAAGCCACCGTTTGGAACCATCGCTGGGAGGGTCTTGCCGCTTGAATACCTCGAGAACTCAACATCATTGTGCTTGGATCAGTCTCTCTTAACCATGGGCATCTAGAGAAGAGTTGATTATCTTCTACGCAAGCCAAACGGTTACATATCTCGCTCGACCGGGTAAAACAGCATTAGAAGATGTATCATACCATACCAATGAGCAGCGCATCTCACCCAGCCCTTCATACTGGACAGTACCAAGAACTGCACTGGAGGGGTCACTTGTTTTTCCAGTGCTTGTGACAAGAGATAACTTACGAAGAACCAAGCAACATCGACAAAGCAACTGACAGGGTCACAGGAATGACACGACCGGCCAACATAGAGAACTGCAAATCTTCTGTCAACAACCGCCACAGTAAGCCTAAGTGCTGAGACTCCAACGATGAATGGCCACATTCTCTGCTCTAATTAGTTTGTTGATGTTTTCACTCAACGTCTTCTcgacaaatttttttttccctctTCTCTCTCGATACcagaaaaaatcaaatgtCAATGAGCTGATTGATGATGCCATACACTGTTCAAAAGAGACAAAATTACAGGATTCTATTCTTGAAACAAACACTACTCGTTCAGCCGATCGTCTATTTCATATACAGAAACTATGTTAAAGTGGATTCAAGGTGGCATTTCTGCTGTTACAGGTCTAGCTGAGCCAGAATACGGTAAGGACTATATCCATACTATTTCCGACAAATTAACTGGTAAGCAGCCATATCGTGCTACTACCCGTGATGATTTCAACTGGTTGAACCCAGACTACACGAATGTCGAGACTGCTACTTTCTATTTTAGTGACTTAGACACTGGTATCGTTGGTTTTGCTCAAATCATTCATTCATCGATTATTGGATTCCACACGGCTGCTCAATTTACTTTCAGAATTTTCGATTCAAAGAACCCTGAATCCTTAAATTTATGGACATCTACCAAACTAGATAATTTCAGACCAGAAGGTCCAAATTTCTACGCTGATAACCTCTCCATCGAATTAAGTGAAGATAATACTACGTACCATATCGTTTCTAACGTCAACGAGCAATCTACCGTGGATATTGAAGTGACCAGATTGACTCCAGGTGCTAAAGCAGGTGAAGATCCAACTACTT from Kazachstania africana CBS 2517 chromosome 5, complete genome includes:
- the PAL1 gene encoding Pal1p (similar to Saccharomyces cerevisiae YDR348C and YHR097C; ancestral locus Anc_5.399) — protein: MTGKVQYQNGRPFSTTNPFRNVTAMELDGSTEDEQFKQWAQNMHRDLARDPSFRQESPVSRRSFRSSTPPTPKHVSTNPFLDDADLERVPNTTNNVSPQRPKQYSTAREEKDRLREKYYENDDGHNDTNVNQDQPPSYDEIVPKNKDKSKYPGEKGSSRHSSRRHHNSPSQHRHEHRSSRYHSSSTSSSNRKDKEKKKTKPPKNVDTIDKLDVTGLFGGSFHHDGPFDACTPHRNKNIKAAPVLAFPVNGPNSTIGGAPTVKKFAISEVFGVHSVDDEDDAIYENKNKKKNVLRKNVGEVKQVDVKNKEVVHGPETGGLGSSTFLDGTPAVGHTLQRGKTVSYKPRPHTNSLGSAGIQRNMTINSGPSTRQRYDSAGSSNRSRMNREPSSGLDYDDEEEDIYLGVRIDPNAKKESTGNKFLRRVKSLKVGRK
- the YPS7 gene encoding putative aspartic endopeptidase (similar to Saccharomyces cerevisiae YPS7 (YDR349C); ancestral locus Anc_5.401) — its product is MQYSFIYLIFILHICFSACASTGKSSLSSTTSSSKKSSTRSSSSSSASSTSSSNSTRGIEYVALGVGKNLQGRYYVNASVGEPQQEQSLVLDTTEPYLWVISGNVEMNCTDTNNVCNANSLYYYNESSSAVAIDENADYQMDFLNYVSFAGSSYMDTINFTDISIKNNYTNTLLQSNLSAYVNLTNDHLWVKNVSFLDSTTATSLYSGVLGLGGSITSSNEYENSGNYDSSYFIFNKFKEANITQSNSYSLWLVEDESSLTTTSTKFEEEGTFGKLLLGVIDPALYRGSLYQFDMIPYVDPESLVSSQGYPILPMGVIYVKSESGARLNVTSKDFLEPVLLDSSQQGNYLPENAIIQIAIQIGATYIESMDRWLVSCDMASYGASVLFTFDGLEIDVPLENLLTNTFETGSNSSIYYSDGETACALTIYDNANMGYNLLGSAFFRNTYIAVDLEGNTVAIAQAKPSDEDDSSNLSATTLPAAAIKSHFIPYAYYRNLTNYSTMSLVPSSVTNDDSTIPYQLSASVFSNGIVTAQQRSFFDTTRSSTTKSSSTEFNNIEGSTSNQANHIKPFAAPQHHDHQQGLFAVCILYLLGLII
- the MRP1 gene encoding mitochondrial 37S ribosomal protein mS43 (similar to Saccharomyces cerevisiae MRP1 (YDR347W); ancestral locus Anc_5.398), with the protein product MLSSRGIQAARPSQRWFQTVALEHLQRNEPLRGIFSAKGLETSWFKRIEMYTSKLNDLTRNNTELQNMPIQSVITNNLNSFQKKDIVTFASLIYNLTFAMKSLKGCNIPLPDKLPGSQELLKTVGNDFSNEPINVDFIKEIENSFGSVIEFRTLLLNSNLAIQGDGCTWLLARKFQNKFMNATATDEVTFDKLFILNTYNGGSPFNYNRIDMINKYKAEYNKINKQAPPENDIISLEEAQLASIEKTVYIPLLAIDASPKSWLTDYGVFGKREYLNRVWESVDWNVVQSRLPKKSNIVYD